The Branchiostoma floridae strain S238N-H82 chromosome 12, Bfl_VNyyK, whole genome shotgun sequence genome segment ACGGAGTATTACTTTTGAGATGAGATGAGAGCTTTATTTGGTTTTGGCAATTAAAACAAACACTTGCATCTAGAATTACTACGGTAACCACAGATAATACTGAATAGTAATCACAATTTTCTTCTGAGCAAAGTAATTTCTTTACCAGCGCAAGAAAGGAATGTGCAGGGGGTATTTCTTCCCCGATGACATCGCTGATCTGTTGTCGCAGactggtgacctctgacctgaggTCGGCGTTCTGGCTCCCAGTCGAGTCCTCGGACTGCGGCCTGGTGTCCTCATGGCTGAACTCCTGCTCCTCTGGTGATTAAAAGAGAAAATAGAGAAAGTGGGCTTAACACAGGTCACtgacagacactatgtacagtttTGACCAGTTCATTGTAACAGGGACACTtgttctttttgacaagcaatGATCAGTAGACAACAGCTTAACATCAAAATAATCAAGGAATGCAGCCCTGCATGTTAGGTGAGCAACACAGCCGGGTATTGAATGTTAACTCCCCTTTTCTAGATTTTGGTTACTTTAGGCAGGTCACTTTTGCCAAAGGTAATGCTACCCTGACCCCTACCTAAAGTGGACCacagctaacaagactggacaCCAGGCTACCAGTAGGGTCATTTATTTTAATACCACTAAACTACACATGCAACAACATTGTTTAATCAGAGAACCACTAGTACTTCCAGTTGAAAAACTCAGACAtgtaaaggaaaacaaacagCTACACACCTTGTTTCACCACCACACTGTCCAGTTCACCTGGGCTAGGTGTCGACAAAGGTGTGTTTACATCtgacacaggtgtgtttactcCTGACATAGGGGTGTTCACTCCTGATACAGGTGTGTTCACTCCTGACATAGGCGTGTTCACTCCTGACATAAGTGTGTTCACACTTGACATAGGTGTGTTCACTCCTGAAGGTAAAGTGTTCAAACCTGAGGGTAGAGTGTTTACACTTGAAGGTACAGGACCTGGTACAAAGTTTGTACAAGTGAGCTGTGCTGACCTTACACCTGTAGGTAAAGTGCTCACACCtgaaggtacaggtacaggtaagtTTGTACAGGTGGACTGTGCTGACCTCACACTTGAAGGTACAGTCTTCACACCTGCAGGTAAAGTGTTCACACCTGCAGGTAAAGTGTTCACACCTGCGGGTACAGGTAAATTTGCAGAGATGGGCTGTGCTGgcctcacacctgtaggtacaggtacaggtaagtTTGTACTGGTGAGCTGTGCTGCCCTCACACCTGCAGGTACAGTGTTCACACTggaaggtacaggtacaggtaagtTTGTACAGGTAAGTTGTGCTGGCCTCACACTAGAGTTTGCAGTGTTCAAACCTGCGGGTACAGGTAAGTTTGCAGAGATGGGCTGTGCTGCCCTCACACCTGCATGTAAAGTGTTCACACCTGATGGTACAGGTAAGGTACAGGTGGGATGTGCTAGTCTCACACCTGCATGTATAGAGTTCACACCAGAGGTTACAGCGTTAACACCTGAGGGTACAGGTAAGTTTGTACAGGTGGGCTGTGCTACCTCCCTGTTTGATGTAACCCTGGGTACAGGTAAGTTTGAATGGGATGATTCTGTCTCCGTGTTTGATATAGTCCTCATGGCTTCTAGCGAGGCAGAGAACATCAGCAGGTGATCAACGAGTGTGTGGACCTCCAGAACctacaagaaaaattgaaaagattaggagtccttcccagtgtgagtggttcaaattCCACAGTaatatggccacacctgggacAATGATTGTAGTATTGAGGTCAGCACTGAATGTTATATTTGAATGGTACAACCAATGACGAAATGGTAGCCACttcagacacttgcgacagtcgtattgaggtcacctgagtgctGCCGACTGCCGAATGGCAGCTACCCCAGACCCTTCtgatttagccccacctattgtaacCTCCATGCAATTCAgtccctggctgcaaagagaagGTAGTCAGTCCTACATTGTaacaccaaaaaaaacaaacaatactaaCCTTGGCTGCCTGGAGGACCTGAGGTAAGACGTCTGGGGGACACTTAAGACTGGCTGTGTAGATGAAGTCTAAGATGATGGAGAAGACGTCTGCTGAGGTGAAGGTGAGGTCCAGAATCTTGGGGAAGCTGAGAACTCCCTGGGGAAGGACAGAAATAAAGAAGTACTCTCCTCACTAATGCATCTATCTTCTGTTCTTTCTTAACTTTTTAAGAAGGATACAGTATAGGCTAATTAGTAGCCATTGAGAAAAGTCAAGAGTATGGAAAATAGGCTACAGCACCATAGAAAGCTGCAAGTAGGCAATATCCAATCTTGTCCTTTTCTAATGGAtccttccagccgaacgccatatcaaacaaatagaaccctctattctatttcgaatactcggtcaaaaacaaCACTTGTGGGATGGGAATGGAGAACGcaaaatgctatgcctttttgCTGAAGACTACATCGGCTGAGTCatagttgttttgggaagggtaGGCGCTACATAACATTACTTTGTTCCTGGGCAGGATGTACATATAAAGCAGTGTACGTAGAAGGGACGGGACTTTGTAGTAGGATcttatatttggcatgtggtacAAACACCCTCTCCGTGAGTGACAGAGCTGCTTTgttcttaatttgttttttctccTGAGCATGTGTGCACCtgccatgcatgcaacaaacggggtagaaaacctgtcacatatatacgtatccagctttacacctgcatcgaccgcatgttAGAAACCGGGCAATCTTGCCCACCAAGAAGGGaatattatggagcgcctcccgcttccgctttgactgaaattatatcgccCTTACCACAAGTATATACTTCCCTTCCTCAACCaactgtacccagtggatgtagccttccacAAAGAATGCAGAGCATTTTTCTTTCGCCCGTTCTGAGAGAATTTTAGGGCCCAAAAAGCTAAACCAAAGTCAGTTAGTATCTTCAGCTTAACcgcggcggcggccatgtttttgcaactcgcgccgtttatgaccgaggttttgaaatagaacccgagatcgaacagggggcggggcttatggtgttcggctggaagggtccattgatTATGCTATAGCAACATACCAAACTTCATATTAATCCAaattatcaaaacaaatcaaagttaTGCTGTTAAACCACACACAAATGCTGACAGAAGCAATCTTCATGGAGAGGATAACACACCTGCACGAAGACACTGAGGAAGTGTCCACTGCTGGCGGCCAGCACGGCCTGATGACAGCGGAACTCGCGTGTCCCCACCCGGACTGTCATGTCGCACAGCTGGTCCTGCTCTCGCATCCTGTTCAGCTGGGACAGCAGCCGGCGCTCCTGGGGAGGgcagcaatcaatcaatcaatcaatcaactatTCAAACAATCAAGCAATATATAGGTATCAATCCTGACGCATGGCGGTTGTACTTAAGTGCAGACATCTCTCTTCGAGATGCTCTATATTTTCCGTGTAGGAGCTTACCAGTTGATTGGTTAAATTTCTTGACTTAATTACTCGAATGCCATCTAAACTTACTGGAATGCTAATTGTCAATGTTACCTGTTCCAGTAATGGAATTGTCAACTGGTGTGTACTAATTACCTGTTCCTGGAATGGAATAGTGATGATGTGGGAAGATGCCATTTTGAGTCCCTCTGTCCAAGCTGCTGTTGTACGTTTGTGGTGCTTAGTGGCAGGCTGCAGTTATGCTGATGACAGCACTAGTGTCTGGTTCTGTTGACAGCGCTTTAGTGTCAGAAGTGGTCCTGTCAGATTAGATAAAATGTCAGAATCTTCAGCTTTAGCAAGGCATATTTGCCAATGCACTTACACAAGTTTAGTATCTATATTATTAATCACCTATTGAACATTGACAATAATTCTTCAGCAAATTATGAAGATAAATCTCAGTAATTTTAGAATCCAATAGTGCATCAGCATAGAATTGCTTCTGTTAATTCATGTGAGATTATATTCCTTACAGTGTGCACTTACTAGTAGCAAACTATTAGTACTGGAATTTTACTGACTGGTAACTGACAGCAAGTTTTGATGTGCTGCTGAAATCTGGATATCATGACAATCACTAACACAAAATATGCAGTTTCAGTAACATGTCAGCAGCAGATCAGTAAACATCAGTAACTGACAGTGGTAGATAAGTTGGTCAGTAATCTATCAGTAATCTATTACTAATAACAGCAGGTAACGATATACTAACTTACATTTTTTGCCAAAGTCACTCAGTCTACAACTGTCTGactaatgcccccctcccccatcagtAGAAAAAAGGCGCACTTTAGTAGCCACGTGTGGCACAAAAGAAAATCACAAAATGATGCAATGTACTGTTACCTTTCTCCACTTCCAAAGTACCTTCTAAACAATAGTTTTGGTAACCAATGCCTCTTCTAAGTGGCAGACTCCGGGATTTGGAGGGCAGTTTCAGAGTAGACCTCGTCAGTAACACGGCAGTAAAGCAGAATTTACTGGAATGCGACTGTCACATTTCAGTACTGAAGTTACCCAATTCAACCTGCACCTAATGAGTACGTATAAATATATTTCAATGCTACATTTCCTCATCGACAATTGCACAAATCTACTGACAGTTTTctcattctaaaaaaaatcaaaactccAACCTTTTCCAAAAGTTTTTCCGAGCATTAAATCTGAACTCACTCAATGTGGCAACCCCTTCAATCAAATCAATGGAATCGTCTaaataaagaaaactaaaaCGCTATTCGAAGACATATGCTCAATTTCTATAATTTCGACTCTTTGTTTCAATTTTAAAtatatttacaaaacaaaaattatttgtcaaAACAATAATTTATTTATCACCTTTTTTTGATTATTTTAATCATTAATGTATcgtattatattttttttattgataccGAATGTTGTATTCGAATGACGTACTACAATCTCCACCCACCAAAACACCAAAGATGGCGACGTCTCCGGGTACGGTGGTGTCTTCTCCTCTCTCTTCGGCCTCCTTCAGTCCCAAACCGGATACGCCATGCCCCATGTTCGACGGAGACCAGTACAAATGTGTAAGGAACGTCTTTAACTTGCCATGTTAGAGTATACGTCTTTCGGAGACACTCATTCGAGGCTAAGAATGTTGAAAACTTCAGGTGGCGCGCGCGTCGCACGGAAAATGTTATAGTGGTTGTTCTTGTGAAGATGACTCATGATCAGGTCGTGCTATTGTTTTTACGTGACGTATAATTTCTCTCTACAGTTTTGTGCTGACAAGTAGGTTGTCACTCTAATGTCGTTCTTGGTGATTTTAAAAAGACAAGCTCACAACATGAACATGGACATTAAATTTACATTAGGTTTATATTTGTTTTCTTAAGAACTGGGGAAGGGGAGTGATTGTTTGCATGTAAATAATACATGCAGGTCACGACGTAAAACTAGAAAAGTGTAAGCCTGCTTTTGTGCTTTCCACGGTAGTCAGTTTTTTGCTTCAATATTATCT includes the following:
- the LOC118427805 gene encoding flocculation protein FLO11-like isoform X1, with product MASSHIITIPFQEQERRLLSQLNRMREQDQLCDMTVRVGTREFRCHQAVLAASSGHFLSVFVQGVLSFPKILDLTFTSADVFSIILDFIYTASLKCPPDVLPQVLQAAKVLEVHTLVDHLLMFSASLEAMRTISNTETESSHSNLPVPRVTSNREVAQPTCTNLPVPSGVNAVTSGVNSIHAGVRLAHPTCTLPVPSGVNTLHAGVRAAQPISANLPVPAGLNTANSSVRPAQLTCTNLPVPVPSSVNTVPAGVRAAQLTSTNLPVPVPTGVRPAQPISANLPVPAGVNTLPAGVNTLPAGVKTVPSSVRSAQSTCTNLPVPVPSGVSTLPTGVRSAQLTCTNFVPGPVPSSVNTLPSGLNTLPSGVNTPMSSVNTLMSGVNTPMSGVNTPVSGVNTPMSGVNTPVSDVNTPLSTPSPGELDSVVVKQEEQEFSHEDTRPQSEDSTGSQNADLRSEVTSLRQQISDVIGEEIPPAHSFLALGPDQVAGERELYPGSGVYIHQSDLQILVHRANYSGRQLCHNLFDHLHRDVDLTHYSAFHTKHGFGKAVLDQNVLEAIEAFVLMMTMDENWKADISRRQIRRIFGNKCTAAVRGIKRKSAEYQSSS